Genomic window (Lycium barbarum isolate Lr01 chromosome 2, ASM1917538v2, whole genome shotgun sequence):
cgcctcttctttcttcaatttaaatcctaacTTGTCGCTTCCTTTGGGACATttaaatcaccttggagatttaatcaaattttttttaacaaggctggccgtgaacagtggcggccgtgaacagtgcgccgCCGTGAATAGTGGCATCGTGAATAGTGGCGCGTGAACAGTGGATGAATTTTGTGAATGAAAATGGTGTATTATGAGTCATcttatggctatatatatatagcccataacattgacacatgtcccactaatttacttggttaactttaattaatcaatatGTGCCACTTAATAACTTAATCATAGTTAAataaatccctaatctccattaatattttcatactaGTTGAAACTTATAAACACTCGTGCAcgaattaaaattgagaattaaaagttcctattacatatcccaaaataatcccatccttaacttatgtcgattaacttatgaataatttgacgtataaaaatacggggtataacagttccaagcataagtcatgtccacacaacgaaacaacaactatatacagacccacacatatgtccacagacctctaagagtaatgacagtatcatatgacgggacagggccccgctgtaccctgaacaaacacatatatatacaacaaaagggatttataccacaaactaggctccggaacaaaggagcactccaaagtagctgaatagatatcctaggctggcggatctccgaaacgagcgtctgtacctgcgggcatgaaacgcagccccccgaagaaaggggggtcagtacggaatatgtactgagcatgtaaagcatgaaatatagtaaataggatcatacGGAGACAAAGAGTGTAAGACCCTGTGCAACAACTagaaaaccataagacttacctttgaacataattcatatgtgtcaacatcatacccatatcattatagagtttagtagtcatagctaaataatcattctgtatataacatatataacgtgtctcggccctctagtgaggggctcggtaaataaaatcatcatatacatgtacatataacgtgtcccggccctctagtgagggactcggtgaataatgatcatatgccatcctggccgccatccccatatcatcatgtcatcatatcatatcatatatatatatatatatatatatatatatatatatatatatatatataacgtgtcccggccctctagtgagggactcggtgagtaatgcagtAAATAtacgcacgaaaacatgtcctggcccgggactcagtgaaggatgtaacggtaagcacgagtagattaataagcaaccacatacatacaaatcatcttttgatattcaatagataagtaaactaatcagctctcaattatcaggataataatcatattaagttctttctaaatgtcattacaaactataacaaggaacgtttcaggatttatatacatgtatcaatttaacatgatatagcttatgaaagtcaagtatacctctaattatgcaattcttttaagagtaggaatttctatacatcatttattagtcaatcatataatagactcgaaacaatagctcgactatcctaaaAGTTCTAACACCAagaacgaataaaaatcatgagtcatgcttggaattagagagaatagaatttccccaaggctcatatcatatcttacttgcatctaggacatgccaaaagaaagaaggggtaggctttacatacctttagcgtttagtcgtaatacaactcgtacacgctgcccgatagtactttatcctatattaagatatcaagagctacgattaggctacgagggaattTAATACGTACTCTAACGTTAATAACCCCTTTCTAAACAATTAggcgacgtttcgttcgtattcaaaccaactactaccATTAACCAATATTGCTAGTCATGCATTCAAGTATCAACCCGAGACTATTTAAACATGACTCGAGGGAACTTCGGACAGCCCGTACATTATTCAAAGCAGCCCCCTACCCACGGCCAAAACAGCAACATAACATTACCATTTACAATTCCTTGTGTTCAACACACATCTATTAAGTTttacaagaatcacaacaacacattctttctttcAATTTCATGAAATATACCAATAATCCACACGTCAAACAACATTATTTATACAATTATAAGAACTATATTGGCATCATATTAGTTCCTACAACAGCCCATAACGACTTCAATTCCTATTTCTAACCACCAATATCCtcattcttattttagaacccatgacaataacaatcaacattcaaagtAAATTAACCCATCTTTTTGTTTctctaaaacagtccacggtttggactgtttttccCACTTCACATgtaccatttcttttacacctcaactcacatattcaCGATGCACACAATGTACCATAACGTCCATAAAAACAACAACTAAAGCATCAAGTAAATCAGTCCACTAATTCtcctaaaccagcccctacacggcctcaacataaccacaacaacttcatgattttcattcgtttattcatactacaacacattcaatccatcctcaatacatgtacaagaagattaagcattacTTCATATAAGCATATAGCACACGGCTCACTttaaacttcaacaacaacaatccaataccaacatgcacaattatatacattcaattcaccataaaacacatgaaaatgatcaactcttaccttgaatacttggcCTTTCAACTTGTCCTCAATTTGTACCTTGacttttaacacttgttcttgctattccaccAACCACTACACGATATTATACACCTCCTAAGGAATTGAATTGCTTgagaacttgtttttttttttgatcaatttgaGCAACTTCATTCTCGGCCAGCTATGGCCGAGACTCTCCCTCTCTATCTCTAAATGTTCTTGGCTTTGTGAAGATGAAAATGGTTTGGTTAGTGGTGAATGAATCAGCATTTTGTTATATATATGAGTTccatgggttggacatgtgtcccacccaaggTTTAAGCCAATCACATTTGGCCAACTcacaggtggggcccacacgaccTACTAAGtgcttaattatcattaatttaatcactaatcccacttagtaatctaatcatggttaattaattcctaatctccaataatattattataccaaataaaatttataggcaacttgtgccTTGAACAAAAATCGGGAGTTAAAAGTCTCCACCTCGTAtcctaaaatagtcttgtctttaacttgttgCGTTTATCTTAAAATAttcaatgtataaaaatacgggatataacaacctcactcacaaattcaattgattacctaaatttggggtaaacagtgtCCTTTGCATATCCCCAAACATTTTCAGGTATGTTTATATTAAGTGAATTTCTGAGATGTTTGATAGAATAACAATGTGGAGCAAAAGAAAAGCGAGTATTTTTAGCTGCGATTTTGATTTAACTTATAAACAGTAACAATGATTTTTCTATTATAAGTTAATTTTAACCGATGATAACAAGTTCTTTACTACATTTAGCTTACCAAATTAGAATTCAATAAGGAAGATGTTCAAAAAGGCTTCAACGTCAGTCGTCAAAGAGCTACTGTATTAATCATCAGGTACGCAGCTGCTCTTTCCATTTCTAACATCTTATGAGATTACAATTAAATTGATTTGAGAGGAAATAAAAGAGATGTGCATGTTATGGAGAGTGATGGTGAATAAGAGGCGTTTTCGATGATTTGGAGAAGTTGTTTGATATGTTtttgccaaaaaagaaaaaaacctaATGTTAAAAATATTTTCAACTTGGTTTTTAGTCATCAATTGCAAAAAATGTTCCAATTCATGTGGAGTTAAACATTAGCAAGATAGGTGaattctatatatgtatattttcatgTGTTCCTCTCAATGAAGTTGAACTAATTTAAATCCAAGAATGGACTTCAAGATGGAATGTATGATGCAACTCAGTCAAGCATATGGTATTACTCATGAATTTTTAATTTCTTGGAtataaatgttcttgaatttgTGACAATTTCATACGATTCAAATTATCGGGGGTGTTGTGTCATACTAACAGAAGTAGTTGTACTATCTACAAGACATGTTTAATTGTTTTCACTTGACTCAATCCTTGCGGTCTTGCTGGATCTCATCGTTTCCATTTTTTATTACACTTTCTCCTTCTCTTAACTGTTACAATTGAACTTTAATTTCTTAGATATGTTCTTCTTTTAGAGCCTTTAATAATTGATTCTGCTGCTAACTACGAAATACTAAACAACAAAGAGCTTATTGTACTTAACCATAGTAAATTTGCCAGAGGATTTTAAGATATATTTGTAATTTTTTATTCTGTCAGTTTTAGATTTCTTTACTTTTCATCTCATCTTCATATTATTTGATTAGAATAAAATTTTAGGGAAAAAAGATTTTTCATTTGTGAAATAAATATTTCAAGATATACACATGTATTTGATAACAAGTGCAATAGGCAATTCATGTATTAAAGTTATGCTCAGACATGCGCTCAAGATCATTTTACATTTATCTTTTTATCCAAGTATGCTAATGAAAAAAAACACAATTCATCTAAGATCTACTTCTAATTAAATGTATAAAAATCTACTACATTTACTTAAATAATAGGTCTAAGTCCATAATTTTAAAAATCTATATATAagataaagctaggcataaacaatCCTATGTGGTACCTCTCTATGACTTCCATTGGCATTTatctttttacttctttttttgaatttttcttgcatTTTTATGCATAATCTACTAACTAAATGACTTTAAAAAGCTTGACAAAATAAATGTTGCACTAGGTTTTGCACTTAAATCTCtggattacaaaaaaaaaaaaaaaacaatatggtGAGTACGTTTTACtatttgtttatgaattttacttTGTTAGTTTCTCTTTTATCCTCTTCTAAACAAGTATGAACTAAAATTATGTTCATTGAATTGAATTTTGTAGAAAGACAACCAGTACtgctatgggatcatacataaccCAACTCGGCCTTATAATATAAAGGTAAGTTATGCTCTTTGCCTCTTTCTTACGATAACAACTTATTGTGCTTCAATTCTAAAATGTTTGGAATCGGATTTATGAATGCTCACTATGCTATTTCATGTAAATCATCTAAAGAATTGTCTTAATGCTTCTATTAAAGGTAACAAAATTTTATGATCCTATATTATTATTAACGATTCCCTATTATTTGCTCCAACAACCaactatatatttatcttttactttattttatcTTGTATTATTTCTAAACTCGAATGGATTGTTTGTTGAAGTTAAACTTATACCTCAAACTGAAAAGGAAAAATAGTAATTTAAATTAGTAAAATATCACACGAGGTACCTGAAAGTttttatttctttcctttctaaaaaaaactatataaaaatttCATTTTGTAGTTTTTATTTCTTCCGTCCTGTAAAAGTTACAtataagaaatataatttgtaaaTTCACTCATTGAATATGTCTTTCGCGCAGACAATTTCACTAGTATGTAATAAATTCAATATAAGAATGAACTCATCTAATTTGAATTATCAATCTGCATCTGCTGTAAACTATTTAAAAAGCAGGCATGAGTAGGTGAGCCCATTTTAGAAGAATATTAGGCTCTCTAATAATTCTCCATTTTATAAGTGGGACCCTACAATAATATAAACCTCTGATGAGGaattaaatgcataaaattgTCATTTGACCACTTATAACGGGTTTCAAAATTCCAATAAATGACATATAGTCCCACAAATTTTTAATGCGATAATCATTTTGGTGATTGATTGATAAGTTTTGCACTTAAATCTCTTGAgtacaaaaaatatatatcaatatgGTGAGTACGTTTTACtatttgtttatgaattttacttTGTTAATTTCTCTTTTATCCTCTTCTAAACAAGTATGAACTAAAATTATGTTCATTGAATTGAATTTTGTAGAGAGACAACCAGTATtgctatgggatcatacataaccCAACTCGGCCTTATAATATAAAGGTAAGTTATGCTCTTTGCCTCTTTCTTACGATAACAACTTATTGTGCTTCAATTCGAAAATGTTTGGAATCGGATTTATGAATGCTCACTATGCTATTTCATGTAAATCATCTAAAGAATTGTCTTAATGCTTCTATTAAAGGTAACAAAATTTGATGATCCTATATTATTATTAACGATTTCCTATTATTTGTTCCAACAACCAACTATATGTTTatcttttactttattttatcTTGTATTATTTCTAAACTCGAATGGATTGTTTGTTGAAGTTAAACTTATACCTCAAACTGAAAAGGAAAAATAGTAATTTAAATTAGTAAAATATCACACGAGATACCTGAAAGTTTTTATTTCCTTCCTTTctaaaaaaactatataaaaatttCATTTTGTAGTTTTTATTTCTTCCGTCCTGTAAAAGTTACAtataagaaatataatttgtaaaTTCACCCATTGAATATGTCTTTCGCGCAGACAATTTCACTAGTATGTAATAAACTCAATATAAGAATGAACTCATCTAATTTGAATTATCAATCTGCATCTGCTGTAAACTATTTAAAGAGCAGGCATGAGTAGGTGAGCCCATTTTAGAAGAATATTAGGCTCTCTGATAATTCTCTATTTTATAAGTGGGACCCTACAATAATATAAACCTCTGATGAGGAATTAAATTCATAAAATTGCCATTTGGCCACTTATCACGGGTTTCAAAATTCCAATAAATGACATATAGTCCCACAAATTATTAATGCGATAATCATTTTGGTGATTGATTGATAAGTTTTGCACTTAAATCTCttgagtaataaaaaaaaaacaatatggtGAGTACGTTTTACtatttgtttatgaattttacttTGTTAGTTTCTCTTTTATCCTCTTCTAAACAAGTATGAACTAAAATTATGTTCATTGAATTGAATTTTGTAGAAAGACAACCAGTACtgctatgggatcatacataaccCAACTCGGCCTTATCATATAAAGGTAAGTTATGCTCTTTGCCTCTTTCTTACGATAACAACTTATTGTGCTTCAATTCTAAAATGTTTGGAATCGGATTTATGAATGCTCACTATGCTATTTCATGTAAATCATCTAAAGAATTGTCTTAATGCTTCTATTAAAGGTAACAAAATTTGATGATCCTATATTATTATTAACGATTCCCTATTATTTGCTCCAACAACCaactatatatttatcttttactttattttatcTTGTATTATTTCTAAACTCGAATGGATTGTTTGTTGAAGTTAAACTTATACCTCAAACTGAAAAGGAAAAATAGTAATTTAAATTAGTAAAATATCACACGAGGTACCTGAAAGTTTTTATTTCCTTCCTTtctaaaaaaaaactatataaaaatttCATTTTGTAGTTTTTATTTCTTTCGTCCTGTAAAAGTTACAtataagaaatataatttgtaaaTTCACTCATTGAATATGTCTTTCGCGCAGACAATTTCACTAGTATGTAATAAATTCAATATAAGAATGAACTCATCTAATTTGAATTATCAATCTGCATCTGCTGTAAACTATTTAAAGAGCAGGCATGAGTAGGTGAGCCCATTTTAGAAGAATATTAGGCTCTCTGATAATTCTCTATTTTATAAGTGGGACCCTACAATAATATAAACCTCTGATGAGGaattaaatgcataaaattgCCATTTGACCACTTATCACGGCTTTCAAAATTCCAATAAATGACATATAGTCCCACAAATTATTAATGGGATAATCATTTTGGTGATTGATTGATAAGTTTTGCACTTAAATCTCttgagtacaaaaaaaaaaaaacaatatgttGAGTACGTTTTACtatttgtttatgaattttacttTGTTAGTTTCTCTTTTATCCTCTTCTAAACAAGCATGAACTAAAATTATGTTCATTGAATTGAATTTTGTAGAAAGACAACCAGTACtgctatgggatcatacataaccCAACTCAGCCTTATAATATAAAGGTAAGTTATGCTCTTTGCCTCTTTCTTACGATAACAACTTATTGTGCTTCAATTCTAAAATGTTTGGAATCGGATTTATGAATGCTCACTATGCTATTTCATGTAAATCATCTAAAGAATTGTCTTAATGCTTCTATTAAAGGTAACAAAATTTGATGATCCTATATTATTATTAACGATTTCCTATTATTTGCTCCACCAACCAACTATATGTTTatcttttactttattttatcTTGTATTATTCCTAAACTCGAATGGATTGTTTGTTGAAGTTAAACTTATACCTCAAATTGAAAAGGAAAAATAGTAATTTAAATTAGTAAAATATCACACGAGGTACCTGAAAGTTTTTATTTCCTTcctttctaaaaatactataTAAAAATTTCATTTTGTAGTTTTTATTTCTTCCTTCCTGTAAAAGTTACAtttaagaaatataatttgtaaaTTCACTCATTGAATATGTCTTTCGCAAAGACAATTTCACTAGTATGTAATAAATTCAATACAAGAATGAATTTATCTAATTTGAATTATCAATCTGCATTTGCTGTAAACTATTTAAAGAGCAGGCATGAGCAGGTGAGCCCATTTTAAAAGAATAGTAGGCTCTCTGATAATTCTTCATTTTATAAGTGGGACCCTACAATAATATAAACCTCTGATGAGGaattaaatgcataaaattgCCATTTGACCACTTATCACGGCTTTCAAAATTCCAATAAATGACTTATAGTCCCACAAATTATTACTGCGATAATCATTTTGGTACTCATAAATATAAAGAGCTACCAATAAGTTTCAGAATTTGGACCTTTAATTTGGGCATCAAAACTGCATAGTATCTATGTATCCAAAGGCTAAAGACATGCTTTTCAAAATGTCTCAAGTCAAAGAAATTCACTGTAGTGTGTGTGTCTCcctctctccctctccctctctctctctctctctctctaaatatatatatatatatatatcaccatcatcatattatattaaaagtgAAAAGATTCTAAGTCCAAATTGGATTACGAAAATGTCCATTAAAAATTAATGGACCATTTTACCCTGCACAAAATTTCCTTCTACTAATGAATAATTAAAGCTCCAATGAAAAACCGGATAAGTGGAAACAATTGTTTCATCTTCCATTCATTATGGTAGGCGGTTGTTGTGCAAacgttttaaaattttaaaatatctcCATTTCATATTTCTTTCATTTATTTGATCTTTGAGCTTCCACCGTTAAAATTCTATATTCATGTATAGTCTTTTAATATTCTTTTTTATACTTTATAAAAGTAGAGTCAAGTCATGGCCCACATGTCCATTAGCTCGTCAATTACCAAATGACTTTAGACTAATTCTACAGAAATCTCCCAACTTTAAGAGTGGGCCACAATGGAAACACCCTTTTAATTCATTGGTATACTTCATGGACGATGAGACATTGACTTGTTGACTTCCAAGTGTTCTAATTCTACCCGTATTTGACAAGTTGGAAATAAATTCCATTGACCCACAAGTCTTATTATAATGATTCTCTGCAGCATAAAACTTTGTCCTGCACAAGTTCTTCACAAACCAAAACCATCAACTGAATTCTTTTAGCCATGATGATGGTTcccaaaatattttctttccttcagTTTTCCACTCTCTTATATCTCTTCATAGTTACTTCTGCTTCCACTGAGGAAGAAACTGTTCTCCTCAAATGGAAAGCAACTCTCCTAAACCAGAATCATTCCTTATTGGCTTCTTGGACATTAAGTACTGATGCATGCAGGAATTGGTATGGAGTTAAATGCTTACATGGTAGGGTAAACATGTTGAATATTACAAATGCTAGTGTCATTGGCACACTCTATGATTTTCCATTTTCATCAATCCCTTTTCTTGAATTCGTTGATCTTAGCATGAACCAACTCTCTGGTACCATCCCACCAGAAATTGGAAAGCTCACTAATCTTGTCTATCTTGACTTGTCGGTGAACAATCTTTTTagtggttcaattccaattaCTCTAGGTGCCTTAACTGAACTCAAAATATTGTACCTTCATCATAACCAACTTTCTGGTCCCATTCCTAGTGAATTGGGGAGTTTGAAAAACCTCAGTGATTTGGAATTATCCAATAATCAGCTTACTGGTTCAATTCCAATTACTCTAGGTGACTTAACTGAACTCAAAATATTGTACCTTCATCATAACCAACTTTCTGGTCCCATTCCTAGTGAATTGGGGAATTTGAAAAACCTCAGTGATTTGGAATTATCCAATAATCAGTTTACTGGTTCAGTTCCAATTACTCTAGGTGACTTAACTGAACTCAAAATATTGTACCTTCATCATAACCAACTTTCTGGTCCCATTCCTAGTGAATTGCGGAGTTTGAAAAACCTCAGTGATTTGGAATTATCCAATAATCAGCTTACTGGTTCAATTTCAATTACTCTAGGTGCCTTAACTGAACTCAAAATATTGTACCTTCATCATAACCAACTTTCTGGTCCCATTCCTAGTGAATTGGGGAGTTTGAAAAACCTCAGTGATTTGGAATTATCCAATAATCAGCTTACTGGTTCAATTCCAATTACTCTAGGTGACTTAACTGAGCTcaaaattctgcaacttttctcTAACCAACTTTCTGGTCCCATTCCTAGTGAGTTGGGGAATTTGAAAAACCTTACTGAGCTGGATTTATCAGATAATCAACTTACTGGTTCAATTCCAATTACTCTAGGTGACTTAACTGAACTCAAAATATTGTACCTTCATCATAACCAACTTTCTGGTCCCATTCGTAGTGAATTGCGGAGTTTGAAAAACCTCAGTGATTTGGAATTATCCAATAATCAGCTTACTGGTTCAATTCCAATTACTCTAGGTGCCTTAACTGAACTCAAAATATTGTACCTTCATCATAACCAACTTTCTGGTCCCATTCCTAGTGAATTGGGGAGTTTGAAAAACCTCAGTGATTTGGAATTATCCAATAATCAGCTTACTGGTTCAATTCCAATTACTCTAGGTGACTTAACTGAGCTcaaaattctgcaacttttctcTAACCAACTTTCTGGTCCCATTCCTAGTGAGTTGGGGAATTTGAAAAACCTTACTGAGCTGGATTTATCAGATAATCAACTTACTGGTTCAATTCCAATTACTCTAGGCGACTTAAGTGAGCTAAAAAATTTGTCCCTTTTTTCTAACCAACTTTCCAGTTCCATTCCTAGTGAGTTGGGGAATTTGAAAAACCTCAATAATCTGAAATTATCCTATAATCAGCTTagtggttcaattccaattaCTCTAGGTGACTTAACTGAACTCAAAATATTGTACCTTCATCATAACCAACTTTCTGGTCCCATTCCTAGTGAATTGGGGAGTTTGAAAAACCTCAGTTATTTGGAATTATCCAATAATCAGCTTACTGGTTCAATTCCAATTACTCTAGGTGACTTAACTGAGCTcaaaattctgcaacttttctcTAACCAACTTTCTAGTCCCATTCCTAGTGAGTTGGGGAATTTGAAAAACCTTACTGAGCTGGATTTATCAGATAATCAACTTACTGGTTCAATTCCAATTACTCTAGGTAACTTAACTGAACTCAAAATATTGAACCTTCGTCATAACCAACTTTTTGGTCCCATTCCTAGTGAATTGGGTAATTTGAAAAACCTTACCAAGTTGGAGTTATCTGAAAATCAACTTTCAGGCCATTTGC
Coding sequences:
- the LOC132626041 gene encoding probable leucine-rich repeat receptor-like protein kinase At1g35710; the encoded protein is MMMVPKIFSFLQFSTLLYLFIVTSASTEEETVLLKWKATLLNQNHSLLASWTLSTDACRNWYGVKCLHGRVNMLNITNASVIGTLYDFPFSSIPFLEFVDLSMNQLSGTIPPEIGKLTNLVYLDLSVNNLFSGSIPITLGALTELKILYLHHNQLSGPIPSELGSLKNLSDLELSNNQLTGSIPITLGDLTELKILYLHHNQLSGPIPSELGNLKNLSDLELSNNQFTGSVPITLGDLTELKILYLHHNQLSGPIPSELRSLKNLSDLELSNNQLTGSISITLGALTELKILYLHHNQLSGPIPSELGSLKNLSDLELSNNQLTGSIPITLGDLTELKILQLFSNQLSGPIPSELGNLKNLTELDLSDNQLTGSIPITLGDLTELKILYLHHNQLSGPIRSELRSLKNLSDLELSNNQLTGSIPITLGALTELKILYLHHNQLSGPIPSELGSLKNLSDLELSNNQLTGSIPITLGDLTELKILQLFSNQLSGPIPSELGNLKNLTELDLSDNQLTGSIPITLGDLSELKNLSLFSNQLSSSIPSELGNLKNLNNLKLSYNQLSGSIPITLGDLTELKILYLHHNQLSGPIPSELGSLKNLSYLELSNNQLTGSIPITLGDLTELKILQLFSNQLSSPIPSELGNLKNLTELDLSDNQLTGSIPITLGNLTELKILNLRHNQLFGPIPSELGNLKNLTKLELSENQLSGHLPDQLCQGGKLENFTVASNKLTGPIPSSLRKCSSFKRVHFNNNSFTGNLSEIFGIYPELQFIDLSDNDFHGELGNNWGKCKNLTDLWVARNNISGSTPPTIGNVKGLLGLDLSSNHLIGQIPKELGDLTSLVKFFVHNNNISGNILGELGSLTKLEFLDLSGNRLNGSIPIFLGDYVHLILLNLSNNKFGEKIPMEIGRITQLNALDLSHNHLIGEIPPYLANLKSLVSLNLSHNGLSGHILEELESLTGLLDAALSYNELEGPIPNNKAFINASLEGNKGLCGNVTGLHPCERPSSVVKKQSVAKRHKLILITVLPIMGALVLLCAFIGVLFMCDKRRKDRDLERRDDGWISISMLDGKTLYRDILNATEEFDATFCIGQGGHGSVYKVNLPSLGNIAVKRLHSSFENTHPKSFMNEVRALIGIKHRNIVNLYGYCSNAQNSLLVYEYVERGSLSSILSNEVESKKLDWLKRVNIIKGVAYALSYLHQDCSPSIVHRDISNSNVLLDSEYAARVSDFGIAKLLKPDSSNCTTLAGTYGYVAPELAYTMKVTQMCDVYSFGVLVLEIIKGKHLGEYITVLANSSTRDHVQLSDLLDERLPYPEDREKEVLFFIIKLASSCLLETPKSRPTMHFISNRLSSMNQRPPTHVRRAI